Proteins from a genomic interval of Antedon mediterranea chromosome 5, ecAntMedi1.1, whole genome shotgun sequence:
- the LOC140048578 gene encoding DNA replication licensing factor mcm7-like, with the protein MAPRNYADDKETATTFLAEFHTDLGKGGGKNFKYANTLTKIAHREEVAMTIELDDVAEHDPDLAEAIEDNTCRYVKIFADAIQEMLPDYKDKDAVVKDSLDVYIEHRLLMEQRIRGQNPTEQRAPKNQFPPELMRRFEVYFKASSLQKPATIRDVKAEKIGKLVAVRGIVTRTTEVKPRMTVATYTCDQCGSETYQLINSPTFMPLLMCPSQDCTTNKSGGRLYLQTRGSKFVKFQEVKVQENSDQVPVGNIPRSVTIHVRGETTRKCQPGDHVSITGVFLPMLKVGFGQMTQGLLSETYIDAHSIEKMNKTTEGEDDMPDLSEEEIAQIAEDDFYEKLASSIAPEIYGHEDVKKALLLLLVGGVDQSPQGMKIRGNINICLMGDPGVAKSQLLGYIDRLAPRSQYTTGRGSSGVGLTAAVMKDSVTGEMVLEGGALVLADQGVCCIDEFDKMMEADRTAIHEVMEQQTISIAKAGIMTSLNARVSILAAANPAYGRYNPKKSIEHNIQLPAALLSRFDLLWLIQDKPDRENDLRLAQHITFVHQHKKQPPSQFEPLDMSLMRRYIALCKKKKSVIPECLSEYITGAYVEMRKEARNNSKDTTFTSPRTLLAILRLATALARLRLVDVVEKEDVNEAMRLMEMSKDSLTGQQDATTRKQRSEDVIFGILRDMATEGKTKRVKYTEASASCLAKGFTPNQFEEALEAYEELNVWQVNNAKTTITFV; encoded by the exons ATGGCACCACGAAATTATGCCGATGATAAAG AAACAGCAACAACATTTCTAGCAGAGTTCCACACAGATTTAGGAAAAGGTGGTGGCAAGAATTTTAAATATGCTAACACATTG ACCAAGATTGCGCATCGAGAGGAGGTTGCAATGACGATAGAGTTGGACGATGTTGCGGAACACGATCCCGATCTGGCTGAAGCGATTGAGGACAACACATGTCGCTACGTCAAAATATTTGCAGATGCAATTCAGGAAATGTTGCCAGACTACAAAGATAAAGAT GCTGTAGTCAAGGATTCTCTGGATGTTTACATTGAGCATCGTCTTTTAATGGAACAAAGAATTAGAGGACAAAATCCAACGGAACAAAGAGCTCCTAAAAATCAGTTCCCACCAGAATTAATGCGTCGATT tGAGGTATATTTCAAGGCATCATCCCTGCAGAAGCCAGCCACTATACGCGATGTCAAAGCAGAGAAGATCGGAAAGTTGGTGGCTGTACGAGGAATCGTTACACGTACAACAGAAGTGAAGCCAAGGATGACGGTGGCAACGTACACGTGTGATCAGTGCGGTTCCGAGACCTACCAACTG atcAATTCACCAACCTTCATGCCTCTTCTAATGTGCCCAAGTCAAGATTGTACCACAAATAA ATCTGGTGGTCGCCTTTACCTCCAAACTAGAGGTTCCAAATTCGTAAAATTTCAAGAGGTCAAAGTTCAGGAAAACAGCGATCAGGTTCCTGTTGGCAACATTCCAAGAAGCGTGACTATCCATGTACGCGGTGAGACAACTCGCAAGTGCCAGCCAGGAGATCATGTCAGCATAACTGGA GTATTTTTACCAATGTTGAAGGTTGGTTTTGGTCAGATGACACAGGGACTACTCTCAGAAACATACATCGATGCACAT AGTATtgaaaaaatgaacaaaacaacAGAAGGAGAAGATGACATGCCAGATCTTAGTGAAGAAGAAATTGCCCAAATTGCAG aggATGATTTCTATGAGAAGTTGGCTTCTTCCATCGCACCAGAAATTTACGGACATGAAGATGTGAAGAAAGCGTTGTTGTTACTGCTTGTTGGTGGTGTCGACCAATCACCGCAAGGCATGAAGATTAGAG gaaacataaatatttgtttgatgGGAGATCCTGGTGTAGCAAAGAGTCAGTTGCTAGGATACATAGACAGACTAGCACCAAGAA GTCAGTACACAACAGGTCGTGGGTCATCTGGCGTTGGTCTCACTGCAGCCGTTATGAAGGATTCAGTGACTGGTGAGATGGTTCTAGAGGGCGGTGCTCTTGTGTTAGCGGATCAGGGTGTCTGTTGCATCGACGAGTTTGACAAGATGATGGAAGCTGATCGTACTGCCATTCATGAGGTCATGGAACAACAAACCATCTCTATTGCAAAG gCTGGAATAATGACATCTCTGAATGCTCGTGTGTCAATCCTTGCTGCTGCTAATCCTGCCTACGGGCGCTACAATCCAAAGAAGTCTATTGAACACAATATTCAGCTGCCTGCTGCGTTGCTGTcacgatttgaccttttatgGCTTATACAAGATAAACCAGACAGAGAAAATGATTTAAG GCTAGCTCAACATATTACATTTGTACATCAGCACAAAAAGCAACCGCCATCACAGTTTGAACCATTGGACATGAGTCTAATGAg gCGCTACATAGCACTGTGCAAGAAAAAGAAGTCTGTAATCCCAGAATGCCTCAGTGAATACATCACGGGTGCTTACGTTGAAATGCGCAAAGAAGCGAGGAATAACAGCAAAGATACAACGTTCACATCGCCGAGAACACTACTCGCTATTCTACGACTCGCCACTGCTCTT GCAAGGCTAAGATTAGTTGATGTTGTCGAAAAGGAAGATGTGAATGAAGCGATGCGATTGATGGAAATGTCAAAGGACTCCCTCACAGGTCAACAAGATGCGACTACAAG aaaacAAAGGTCAGAAGATGTCATATTTGGCATCCTGCGTGACATGGCAACGGAGGGCAAGACAAAGAGAGTCAAATACACAGAGGCGAGCGCTTCATGTCTCGCAAAAGGCTTCACGCCGAATCAATTTGAGGAGGCTCTGGAGGCGTACGAGGAACTCAACGTCTGGCAGGTTAACAACGCTAAAACTACTATTACATTTGTTTAG